The sequence TAATGCCACGGATAAGATGATTCTGCATAAAAAGCTCTGTCGCCGATAAGAACTCTGGCAGAACCTTCCTCTGCTGAAAGGTGGTTGTCATCGTCGGGCGCCATTTCCCACACAGGGGAAATATGCCAGAAGTTCCGTGCCAGTATCCTGACGAGGTTATTTGATGTTCTCGACTGGGGGTCAAGATAGATTTTCCGGATTCTTTCAGCAGGAACTGTACTGAAGAGCATCACCGACCGCACGGGCCCGTCAGCCCCGAGGCAGTATCCAGGAATGATTTCGTAGTATTCCAGTGTTGGAAGTGCCGCCACAGGAACCAATCCGATATCAGCCTTCTTGTTTTGGAGCCGCATGGCACATTCGGATGGAGTATCAAGGCTGAGGTCAATT comes from Bacteroidales bacterium and encodes:
- a CDS encoding menaquinone biosynthesis protein produces the protein MEQPYSIYRVSAVSYANTLPFVFGLRNAPERPEIDLSLDTPSECAMRLQNKKADIGLVPVAALPTLEYYEIIPGYCLGADGPVRSVMLFSTVPAERIRKIYLDPQSRTSNNLVRILARNFWHISPVWEMAPDDDNHLSAEEGSARVLIGDRAFYAESSYPWHYDLAAVWKEFTSLPFVFAVWAANTPVDPLFVQKFNSALRYGILHIPEAAASVHDPKLHAAINLENYLINNLSYPLDNAKMAAIKMFLDMLRSL